The following coding sequences are from one Collimonas arenae window:
- a CDS encoding c-type cytochrome, whose amino-acid sequence MKNRDSDHTKPPGTTVTPCADLRRKVAYFSLSLIIVASMAACNLPERSRSLGDPGVAAKTLALQVCSNCHGVQGVSVSPNFPNLAAQSQPYLVEQLKSFKSHGRSDPAGFEYMWGISARLSDEQINGLAAYFSSQPPASGKPGEPALLNEGRKIFAQGIVASNTPACAGCHGAHGEGIQQFPRLAGQHADYIVKQLMVFQRTDERPEGAMMKGITHELTPQDMRNVAAYVESMAAAQ is encoded by the coding sequence ATGAAAAACCGCGATAGCGATCACACCAAGCCTCCTGGGACGACGGTAACACCGTGCGCTGACTTGAGGCGCAAGGTTGCTTATTTTTCCTTGAGTTTGATCATCGTTGCGAGTATGGCGGCTTGTAATCTGCCGGAAAGATCTCGCTCGCTGGGCGATCCCGGTGTCGCGGCCAAGACGCTGGCGCTGCAGGTTTGCTCCAATTGCCATGGCGTCCAAGGCGTGTCTGTATCTCCGAATTTTCCGAATCTGGCCGCGCAGTCGCAGCCGTATCTCGTGGAACAGCTCAAATCGTTCAAAAGCCATGGTCGTTCAGATCCGGCTGGTTTCGAGTACATGTGGGGCATCAGTGCGCGCCTGAGCGACGAACAGATCAATGGGCTTGCTGCCTATTTTTCTTCGCAGCCTCCGGCCTCGGGTAAGCCTGGAGAACCGGCGTTGCTGAACGAAGGCAGGAAAATATTTGCGCAAGGAATCGTCGCCAGCAACACGCCTGCATGTGCGGGTTGCCATGGCGCACATGGCGAGGGTATTCAACAATTCCCGCGTTTGGCAGGGCAACACGCGGACTATATTGTCAAGCAGTTGATGGTTTTTCAGAGGACAGACGAGAGGCCCGAGGGCGCGATGATGAAAGGTATCACGCATGAACTTACGCCACAGGACATGAGAAATGTGGCTGCTTATGTGGAGTCCATGGCTGCTGCGCAATAG
- a CDS encoding high-potential iron-sulfur protein: protein MTNRRDFIIRLSLGGAVLASGQSIAQSAMVTESDPQSMALGYKADASKADKAKFPKYAAGQSCSNCSLYQGKPGDAAGGCPLFAGKQVAANGWCSAWTKKA from the coding sequence ATGACCAATCGCCGCGATTTCATCATCCGTCTCAGCCTCGGCGGCGCAGTGCTCGCTTCCGGGCAATCTATCGCACAGAGTGCGATGGTGACCGAAAGCGATCCGCAATCCATGGCTCTAGGCTACAAAGCCGACGCCAGTAAAGCAGACAAGGCAAAGTTTCCCAAGTATGCGGCTGGCCAGTCATGCAGCAACTGCTCTCTGTATCAAGGCAAGCCCGGCGATGCTGCCGGCGGATGCCCGCTGTTCGCAGGGAAACAGGTGGCTGCGAATGGATGGTGTAGTGCTTGGACAAAAAAAGCTTGA